In the Quadrisphaera sp. RL12-1S genome, one interval contains:
- a CDS encoding 4Fe-4S dicluster domain-containing protein has protein sequence MTSTTPRSTGESYDPASHSGYGEDHPPRMGFFTDTSVCIGCKACEVACKEWNEVPATGEMDLTGWSYDNSTMLGASTWRHVAFVEQAAPAATEPQNAKPAVSLGMPSIRPEGFLEPEVTRPPHESAGEQGPSGSIEGVRWLMSSDVCKHCTHAACLDVCPTGALFRTEFGTVVVQDDVCNGCGYCVSACPYGVIGKRESTGRAHKCTLCYDRIGADKQPACATACPTESIQYGPLDELRERADARLAELQAKGEPKAQLYGRDPGDGVGGDGAFFLLLDDPEVYGLPPDPVVTTQALPSMWRHAAAAAGALFGVVALSFLGRRP, from the coding sequence ATGACGAGCACCACGCCCCGCTCCACCGGGGAGTCCTACGACCCGGCGTCGCACTCCGGGTACGGCGAGGACCACCCGCCGCGGATGGGGTTCTTCACCGACACCTCCGTGTGCATCGGCTGCAAGGCCTGCGAGGTGGCGTGCAAGGAGTGGAACGAGGTCCCCGCCACCGGCGAGATGGACCTCACGGGGTGGTCCTACGACAACTCGACGATGCTCGGGGCGAGCACGTGGCGGCACGTCGCGTTCGTCGAGCAGGCCGCCCCGGCGGCCACGGAGCCCCAGAACGCGAAGCCCGCGGTGAGCCTGGGGATGCCGAGCATCAGGCCCGAGGGCTTCCTCGAGCCGGAGGTCACGCGCCCGCCGCACGAGAGCGCCGGCGAGCAGGGCCCGTCGGGTTCCATCGAGGGCGTCCGGTGGCTCATGAGCTCCGACGTCTGCAAGCACTGCACCCACGCCGCCTGCCTGGACGTCTGCCCGACGGGGGCGCTGTTCCGCACGGAGTTCGGCACCGTCGTCGTTCAGGACGACGTCTGCAACGGCTGCGGCTACTGCGTCTCCGCCTGCCCCTACGGCGTCATCGGCAAGCGCGAGTCCACCGGCCGCGCCCACAAGTGCACGCTCTGCTACGACCGGATCGGCGCCGACAAGCAGCCGGCCTGCGCCACCGCGTGCCCCACCGAGTCGATCCAGTACGGGCCGCTCGACGAGCTGCGCGAGCGCGCCGACGCGCGCCTGGCGGAGCTGCAGGCGAAGGGCGAGCCGAAGGCGCAGCTGTACGGGCGCGACCCCGGCGACGGGGTCGGCGGTGACGGCGCGTTCTTCCTGCTGCTGGACGACCCGGAGGTCTACGGCCTCCCGCCGGACCCGGTGGTGACCACCCAGGCCCTGCCGTCGATGTGGCGGCACGCCGCGGCCGCGGCGGGAGCGCTGTTCGGCGTGGTGGCGCTGTCCTTCCTGGGACGGCGCCCGTGA
- the fdh gene encoding formate dehydrogenase, with product MGQRVTGLWPVLRQVTGSDKTAHGAAVRTAHTDATTARTETADRVVKSVCPFCAVGCGQDVYVKDEKVVQIEGDPDSPISRGRLCPKGSASKSLVTSPTRVTTVRYRRPGGTDWEDLPLATAMDMIADRVLQARRDGWQELDEKGRKLRRTLGFASLGGATLDNEENYLMKKLYTALGAVQIENQARIUHSSTVPGLGTSFGRGGATTFLQDLVHADCILIQGSNMAEAHPVGFQWVMEAKRRGAKVIHVDPRFTRTSAVADLHVPLRAGTDIAFLGGLVNHVLANDAYFHDYVVAYTNAASIVGEDYRDTEDPGEDGLSTDPTGLFSGWDEETRSYDPASWAYQGAQDAAAAGDRSQAVGSPSDRHDDDASDGGAQHRATAGADQYGSGGATIGSKPERDETLQHPRTVFQILKRHFARYTPEMVERICGTPQDAFLQVARALVENSGRERTTALAYAVGWTHHSQGAQYIRTSAILQTLLGNIGRPGGGILALRGHASIQGSTDIPTLFNLWSGYLPMPKVGQDDVDSYVATSEDLAGFWGNIRDYSVSLLKSWWGDAAQPENDFAFDYLPRISGDHGTYRTVMDMVDGKVDGYFLLGQNPAVGSANARLQRLGMANLKWLVVRDLQMIESATFWKDGPEIETGELRTEDIGTEVFFLPAASHVEKAGTFTQTQRLLQWRHQAVSPPGESRSELWFYWHLGRILREKLAASTDPRDRPLLDLTWDYPVEEEAFGPASDPLSWEPDGEAVLREISGTETHVDDDGTVVDRALSSYTELKSDGTTRSGCWIYCGAFADEVNQTARRKPGSEQDWVAAEWGWAWPANRRQLYNRASADPDGRPWSERKALVWWDEEQRKWVGHDVPDFEATKPPSYVPPAGARGPEAIAGRDPFIMQADGKAWLFAPSGVVDGPLPTHYEGAESPVGNPLHPGQVYNPTRRAFPRPGNRGVPTRSDVYPFVFTTYRLTEHHTAGGMSRTLPYLSELQPEMFIEVSAELARERGLEHQGWATVVTPRSAIEARVMVTPRLRPLRLPGGGEDGGQVQVVHQVGIPWHWGPNGISRGDAANELVEILLDPNTHIQDKVGACDVVPGRRPRGPALVEFVAQRRAAAGLPTDDDVPTPRGGSKEGTA from the coding sequence CTGGGACAGCGCGTGACCGGGCTGTGGCCCGTGCTGCGCCAGGTGACGGGCAGCGACAAGACCGCTCACGGCGCCGCGGTCCGCACGGCGCACACCGACGCGACCACCGCCCGCACCGAGACCGCCGACCGCGTGGTCAAGAGCGTCTGCCCCTTCTGCGCGGTGGGCTGCGGCCAGGACGTGTACGTCAAGGACGAGAAGGTCGTCCAGATCGAGGGCGACCCCGACTCCCCCATCAGCCGCGGCCGGCTGTGCCCCAAGGGCAGCGCCAGCAAGAGCCTGGTCACCTCCCCCACCCGCGTCACCACGGTGCGCTACCGGCGCCCGGGCGGCACCGACTGGGAGGACCTGCCGCTGGCGACGGCGATGGACATGATCGCCGACCGCGTCCTGCAGGCCCGCCGCGACGGCTGGCAGGAGCTGGACGAGAAGGGCCGCAAGCTCCGCCGGACGCTGGGCTTCGCGAGCCTGGGCGGCGCGACGCTCGACAACGAAGAGAACTACCTCATGAAGAAGCTGTACACCGCCCTGGGCGCTGTGCAGATCGAGAACCAGGCCCGGATATGACACTCCTCCACCGTCCCCGGTCTGGGGACCTCGTTCGGCCGCGGAGGGGCCACCACCTTCCTCCAGGACCTCGTCCACGCTGACTGCATCCTCATCCAGGGCAGCAACATGGCCGAGGCGCACCCGGTGGGCTTCCAGTGGGTGATGGAGGCCAAGCGCCGCGGCGCGAAGGTCATCCACGTCGACCCGCGGTTCACGCGCACCTCGGCCGTGGCCGACCTGCACGTGCCGCTGCGCGCGGGCACGGACATCGCCTTCCTGGGCGGCCTGGTCAACCACGTGCTCGCCAACGACGCGTACTTCCACGACTACGTGGTGGCGTACACCAACGCCGCCTCGATCGTCGGCGAGGACTACCGCGACACCGAGGACCCCGGCGAGGACGGGCTGTCCACCGACCCCACCGGGCTGTTCTCCGGCTGGGACGAGGAGACCCGCAGCTACGACCCGGCCAGCTGGGCCTACCAGGGCGCGCAGGACGCGGCCGCCGCCGGGGACCGCTCGCAGGCGGTGGGCTCCCCGTCCGACCGTCACGACGACGACGCGTCCGACGGCGGCGCTCAGCACCGGGCGACAGCGGGTGCGGACCAGTACGGCAGCGGCGGCGCGACCATCGGGTCCAAGCCCGAGCGCGACGAGACCCTGCAGCACCCGCGCACGGTGTTCCAGATCCTCAAGCGGCACTTCGCCCGGTACACCCCGGAGATGGTGGAGCGCATCTGCGGCACCCCGCAGGACGCGTTCCTCCAGGTCGCCCGGGCGCTGGTGGAGAACTCCGGGCGGGAGCGCACCACGGCGCTGGCGTACGCGGTGGGCTGGACCCACCACTCCCAGGGCGCGCAGTACATCCGCACCTCGGCGATCCTGCAGACGCTGCTGGGCAACATCGGCCGCCCCGGCGGCGGGATCCTGGCGCTGCGCGGGCACGCGAGCATCCAGGGCTCCACCGACATCCCGACGCTGTTCAACCTGTGGTCGGGCTACCTGCCGATGCCCAAGGTCGGTCAGGACGACGTCGACTCCTACGTGGCCACGTCGGAGGACCTGGCCGGGTTCTGGGGCAACATCCGCGACTACTCGGTCAGCCTGCTGAAGTCGTGGTGGGGCGACGCCGCGCAGCCCGAGAACGACTTCGCCTTCGACTACCTGCCGCGCATCTCCGGCGACCACGGCACGTACCGCACGGTGATGGACATGGTGGACGGGAAGGTCGACGGGTACTTCCTGCTGGGGCAGAACCCGGCGGTGGGCTCGGCGAACGCCCGGCTGCAGCGCCTGGGCATGGCCAACCTCAAGTGGCTCGTGGTGCGCGACCTGCAGATGATCGAGTCGGCCACGTTCTGGAAGGACGGGCCGGAGATCGAGACCGGTGAGCTGCGCACCGAGGACATCGGCACCGAGGTCTTCTTCCTGCCCGCGGCCAGCCACGTCGAGAAGGCCGGCACGTTCACGCAGACCCAGCGGCTGCTGCAGTGGCGCCACCAGGCGGTCTCGCCGCCGGGTGAGTCGCGCAGCGAGCTGTGGTTCTACTGGCACCTCGGGCGGATCCTGCGGGAGAAGCTCGCGGCCTCCACGGACCCGCGCGACAGGCCGCTGCTCGACCTCACCTGGGACTACCCGGTGGAGGAGGAGGCCTTCGGCCCGGCGTCGGACCCGCTCAGCTGGGAGCCCGACGGCGAGGCGGTGCTGCGCGAGATCAGCGGCACCGAGACCCACGTCGACGACGACGGCACCGTGGTCGACCGCGCCCTGTCGTCCTACACGGAGCTGAAGTCCGACGGGACCACGCGCTCGGGCTGCTGGATCTACTGCGGCGCCTTCGCGGACGAGGTGAACCAGACCGCGCGCCGCAAGCCCGGGTCCGAGCAGGACTGGGTGGCGGCGGAGTGGGGCTGGGCGTGGCCCGCCAACCGGCGCCAGCTGTACAACCGCGCCTCGGCCGACCCGGACGGCAGGCCGTGGAGCGAGCGCAAGGCACTCGTCTGGTGGGACGAGGAGCAGCGGAAGTGGGTCGGGCACGACGTGCCCGACTTCGAGGCCACCAAGCCGCCGTCGTACGTGCCGCCCGCCGGGGCGCGCGGTCCCGAGGCGATCGCCGGGCGAGACCCGTTCATCATGCAGGCCGACGGCAAGGCGTGGCTGTTCGCGCCGTCCGGCGTCGTGGACGGCCCGCTGCCCACGCACTACGAGGGCGCCGAGTCGCCCGTGGGCAACCCGCTGCACCCGGGCCAGGTCTACAACCCCACGCGGCGGGCGTTCCCCCGTCCCGGCAACCGCGGTGTGCCGACGCGCTCGGACGTCTACCCCTTCGTCTTCACCACCTACCGCCTCACCGAGCACCACACCGCCGGCGGCATGAGCCGCACGCTGCCGTACCTGTCGGAGCTGCAGCCGGAGATGTTCATCGAGGTCTCCGCCGAGCTGGCGCGCGAGCGCGGGCTCGAGCACCAGGGGTGGGCGACCGTCGTCACGCCGCGCTCCGCCATCGAGGCGCGCGTCATGGTCACCCCGCGCCTCCGCCCGCTGCGCCTGCCCGGCGGCGGCGAGGACGGCGGCCAGGTGCAGGTGGTGCACCAGGTGGGCATCCCGTGGCACTGGGGTCCGAACGGCATCAGCCGCGGCGACGCCGCGAACGAGCTGGTGGAGATCCTCCTGGACCCCAACACGCACATCCAGGACAAGGTCGGCGCGTGCGACGTCGTCCCCGGACGCCGGCCCCGCGGGCCCGCGCTGGTGGAGTTCGTCGCGCAGCGCCGCGCCGCGGCGGGACTGCCCACCGACGACGACGTGCCGACCCCGCGCGGCGGTTCGAAGGAAGGCACGGCATGA
- a CDS encoding ABC transporter permease, with protein sequence MSGALPLRVEVARQLSRRRTRWVGVLVVALPLLLVGAFALGSDDGGGTSFVDLATSSAVNFAVFALLAASGFLFVVLVALFAGDTVAAEASWSSLRYLLAAPVGRRRLLAVKAVVASASATLGIVAFILVCLAVGAVAYGWGPLTSPLGDALGAWEALGRLGLATAYVVVQLSWVGALAFWLGTRTDAPLGAVGGAVLANILSAILASITALGDLRTWLPTYDAGAWTALLQPGVVWDDMVRGLATSLVLTVVFGVLAVVGFERKDITS encoded by the coding sequence GTGAGCGGGGCGCTGCCGCTGCGCGTGGAGGTGGCGCGCCAGCTCTCGCGGCGGCGCACCCGCTGGGTGGGCGTGCTGGTGGTGGCGCTGCCGCTGCTGCTGGTCGGAGCGTTCGCGCTGGGCAGCGACGACGGCGGCGGCACCTCCTTCGTTGACCTGGCCACCTCCAGCGCGGTGAACTTCGCGGTGTTCGCGCTGCTGGCGGCCTCGGGCTTCCTCTTCGTCGTCCTCGTGGCGCTGTTCGCGGGTGACACCGTGGCGGCCGAGGCCAGCTGGTCCTCGCTGCGCTACCTGCTCGCGGCGCCCGTGGGGCGGCGGCGTCTGCTGGCGGTCAAGGCGGTGGTGGCGTCGGCGTCGGCGACGCTGGGGATCGTCGCCTTCATCCTCGTGTGCCTGGCGGTCGGCGCGGTCGCCTACGGCTGGGGCCCGCTGACCAGCCCGCTGGGCGACGCCCTGGGCGCCTGGGAGGCGCTGGGGCGGCTGGGACTGGCCACGGCGTACGTCGTCGTCCAGCTGTCCTGGGTGGGGGCGCTGGCGTTCTGGCTGGGCACCCGCACCGACGCCCCGCTGGGCGCGGTGGGCGGGGCGGTGCTGGCCAACATCCTCTCGGCGATCCTGGCGTCCATCACGGCGCTCGGTGACCTGCGCACGTGGCTGCCCACCTACGACGCCGGCGCCTGGACGGCGCTGCTGCAGCCGGGCGTGGTGTGGGACGACATGGTGCGCGGGCTGGCGACCTCGCTGGTCCTCACCGTGGTGTTCGGGGTGCTCGCGGTGGTCGGCTTCGAGCGCAAGGACATCACCAGCTGA
- a CDS encoding alpha/beta fold hydrolase, protein MSRTSLGGRVRGPLEKVRARTAALVAVGGLLAGALGASAVTAPAAAATSASASGSARASGSASAEGVREDVLSVPVGPEPGGQQVSLDATLYVPDTASQASPAPAVVLAHGFGGSKADLAGQGRSLAQAGYVALAYTARGFGASGGSVHLDDPDYEVADARALVDLLAQRPEVEQDGPGDPRVGVAGASYGGAVGLLLAGTDPRVDAVASGITWSDLSSALDPQGAQGQPGGVFKAGWASQLLTSLTGSALQGARSSTTGGASGSASATGSASSGSAASGLDASMAACGRLAADLCRGYLQAAETGVVPDGLRAQLARSAPAAVLPSSRAAVLLVQGEGDSLFGLGDSLANAQAAQRSGAPVSVAWVGGGHDGGFDGAAFESRAKTWFDQHLRPQAGGEGERTSSTGSTTAAFSVAVPQQSLFGGRGGGGQGGGSGGSGGSAPAERTLDAVPALGGTGQQLALSPASPSGDRSGQQQDAQQGQQSAQQGQQVVLSPAGGRPAAMTALPGIGDVASLVGLAAGGGFSTAVLPGQAAVFETAPLAAPLTLLGSSSVRLSVTSNTTDAVLFASLSDVSPDGSSALPSGLVAPVRVSTTPGRPTSVDVTLPAVVRDVAAGHRLRLVVATTDSAYAVPTDPRVYAIGLAGGTGGTGGGQLSVAAAPAAAAERSGDSVAVPWAHVLTLAGVVLAALALALVDAVRRRRRPPAAGAAAAPEPQAAPDDVVLQVRDLEKVYGDGFRAVDGVSFTVRRGQVVGLLGPNGAGKTTTLRMLMGLLRPSAGSLEVLGQRVRPGSPVLARVGALVEGPGFLPHLSGMANLRLFWASTGRPEADARFEEALEVAGLGDAVHRRVRGYSQGMRQRLGIAQAMLGFPDLLVLDEPTNGLDPPQITAMRQVLRDYAATGRTVLVSSHLLSEVEATCSHAVVMARGKVLAAGSVAELVAGSGEVLVRVGEGQVDRAAAVLREVLGRDDDGGRVLGARDGGVLVAPGASGTGPLVAALVAEGVQVDLVVPQRHLEEVFLELVAAP, encoded by the coding sequence GTGTCTCGAACGTCGCTCGGGGGCCGCGTCCGCGGGCCCCTGGAGAAGGTGCGCGCCCGGACTGCGGCGCTGGTCGCGGTGGGCGGGCTGCTGGCGGGAGCGCTCGGCGCCTCCGCCGTGACCGCCCCCGCGGCGGCGGCCACCTCCGCGAGCGCCAGCGGCAGCGCGCGCGCCAGCGGCAGCGCGAGCGCCGAGGGGGTGCGCGAGGACGTGCTCTCGGTGCCGGTGGGCCCCGAGCCCGGCGGCCAGCAGGTCTCCCTCGACGCGACGCTCTACGTGCCCGACACCGCCAGCCAGGCCTCACCCGCGCCCGCCGTGGTCCTGGCGCACGGCTTCGGAGGCTCCAAGGCCGACCTCGCCGGGCAGGGCCGCTCGCTGGCGCAGGCGGGGTACGTCGCTCTGGCGTACACGGCGCGCGGGTTCGGCGCCTCCGGCGGGTCCGTGCACCTGGACGACCCCGACTACGAGGTCGCCGACGCCCGCGCCCTGGTGGACCTGCTCGCCCAGCGCCCCGAGGTCGAGCAGGACGGCCCCGGGGACCCGCGCGTCGGGGTGGCCGGAGCCTCCTACGGGGGCGCCGTGGGCCTGCTGCTGGCGGGCACGGACCCGCGGGTCGACGCCGTGGCCTCGGGCATCACGTGGTCGGACCTGTCCTCGGCGCTCGACCCGCAGGGCGCCCAGGGCCAGCCCGGTGGGGTCTTCAAGGCGGGATGGGCTTCGCAGCTGCTGACCAGCCTCACCGGCAGCGCCCTCCAGGGGGCCCGCTCGAGCACGACGGGCGGCGCCTCGGGGAGTGCCTCGGCGACCGGCTCCGCGTCGAGCGGCTCCGCGGCCAGCGGTCTCGACGCGTCGATGGCGGCGTGCGGGCGCCTCGCCGCGGACCTGTGCCGCGGCTACCTGCAGGCCGCCGAGACCGGCGTGGTGCCGGACGGGCTCCGCGCGCAGCTGGCGCGCTCGGCACCGGCCGCCGTGCTGCCGTCCAGCCGCGCCGCGGTGCTGCTCGTGCAGGGCGAGGGCGACTCCCTCTTCGGCCTGGGCGACTCCCTGGCCAACGCCCAGGCCGCGCAGCGCTCGGGCGCCCCGGTCTCGGTGGCCTGGGTGGGCGGCGGCCACGACGGCGGCTTCGACGGCGCGGCCTTCGAGTCCCGCGCGAAGACCTGGTTCGACCAGCACCTGCGCCCGCAGGCCGGCGGTGAGGGCGAGCGGACCAGCTCCACCGGCTCGACGACAGCGGCGTTCTCGGTGGCGGTGCCCCAGCAGAGCCTCTTCGGCGGCCGCGGCGGCGGCGGACAGGGTGGTGGCAGCGGGGGCAGCGGCGGGTCGGCGCCCGCGGAGCGCACGCTCGACGCCGTGCCCGCGCTCGGGGGCACGGGCCAGCAGCTGGCGCTGTCACCGGCGAGCCCCTCGGGTGACCGGTCCGGCCAGCAGCAGGACGCCCAGCAGGGCCAGCAGAGCGCCCAGCAGGGCCAGCAGGTGGTGCTCTCCCCCGCCGGCGGGCGTCCGGCGGCGATGACGGCGCTGCCGGGCATCGGCGACGTCGCCTCCCTGGTGGGCCTGGCCGCCGGCGGCGGGTTCAGCACCGCGGTGCTGCCCGGTCAGGCCGCCGTCTTCGAGACCGCGCCGCTGGCGGCGCCGCTGACGCTGCTCGGCTCCTCGTCGGTGCGGCTGTCGGTGACGTCGAACACCACCGACGCCGTGCTCTTCGCCTCCCTGTCCGACGTCAGCCCCGACGGCAGCTCCGCGCTGCCGTCGGGGCTGGTGGCGCCGGTGCGGGTGTCCACCACGCCCGGGCGGCCCACCTCCGTGGACGTCACGCTGCCCGCCGTGGTGCGCGACGTCGCGGCCGGGCACCGGCTGCGCCTGGTGGTGGCCACCACCGACTCCGCCTACGCCGTGCCCACCGACCCGCGCGTCTACGCGATCGGCCTGGCCGGCGGCACGGGCGGCACGGGCGGCGGGCAGCTGTCGGTGGCCGCCGCTCCCGCCGCGGCCGCCGAGCGCTCCGGTGACTCCGTGGCCGTCCCCTGGGCGCACGTGCTCACCCTCGCCGGTGTGGTGCTCGCGGCGCTGGCGCTGGCGCTGGTCGACGCGGTCCGCCGTCGTCGTCGTCCTCCTGCTGCTGGCGCCGCTGCCGCCCCTGAGCCGCAGGCGGCACCGGACGACGTGGTGCTGCAGGTCAGGGACCTGGAGAAGGTCTACGGCGACGGGTTCCGCGCGGTGGACGGGGTGTCGTTCACGGTGCGCCGCGGGCAGGTGGTGGGCCTGCTCGGGCCCAACGGCGCGGGCAAGACCACCACGCTGCGCATGCTCATGGGGCTGCTGCGCCCGAGCGCCGGGTCGCTGGAGGTGCTGGGGCAGCGGGTGCGGCCCGGGTCGCCGGTGCTGGCGCGGGTGGGGGCGCTGGTGGAGGGGCCGGGCTTCCTGCCGCACCTGTCGGGCATGGCCAACCTGCGGCTGTTCTGGGCCTCCACCGGCCGACCCGAGGCCGACGCGCGCTTCGAGGAGGCCCTGGAGGTCGCCGGGCTCGGTGACGCCGTGCACCGGCGCGTGCGCGGCTACAGCCAGGGCATGCGGCAGCGGCTCGGCATCGCCCAGGCGATGCTCGGGTTCCCCGACCTGCTCGTGCTCGACGAGCCGACCAACGGCCTCGACCCGCCGCAGATCACCGCCATGCGCCAGGTGCTGCGCGACTACGCCGCCACCGGCCGCACCGTGCTCGTGTCCTCCCACCTGCTCTCGGAGGTCGAGGCCACCTGCAGCCACGCGGTGGTCATGGCGCGCGGGAAGGTGCTGGCGGCGGGGTCCGTGGCGGAGCTGGTGGCCGGGTCGGGAGAGGTGCTGGTCAGGGTGGGCGAGGGACAGGTGGACCGGGCCGCGGCGGTGCTGCGCGAGGTGCTGGGTCGCGACGACGACGGCGGGCGCGTGCTCGGCGCGCGCGACGGCGGCGTGCTCGTGGCGCCCGGGGCGTCCGGGACCGGCCCCCTGGTGGCCGCGCTGGTCGCCGAGGGCGTGCAGGTGGACCTCGTGGTGCCGCAGCGGCACCTGGAGGAGGTCTTCCTCGAGCTGGTGGCCGCCCCGTGA
- the serA gene encoding phosphoglycerate dehydrogenase, with product MSSIPGSPGSPASALLLENIHPLAVDVLGRAGVSVQQRPGALSEAELVQALPGVKLLGIRSTTHVTEAVLDAAPDLEAIGAFCIGTNQIDLEAAAARGVAVFNAPFSNTRSVVELVIAEVIALTRQLTVFDSALHAGVWQKSAAGSHEVRGRTLGIVGYGNIGSQLSVVAEALGMRVVFYDTAEKLAMGNAVRLSSMEEVLAVADVVTLHVDGRAGNGGLFGAEQFAAMKPGAIFLNLSRGFVVDHGALRDHLVSGHLAGAAVDVFANEPRRNGDPFDSRLRGLPNTILTPHVGGSTEEAQEDIGRFVAGKLRDYAAHGSTSLAVNLPQVITDAGHGTRLGHLHQNVPGVLATVNSVLARHGVNIVGQSLTTRGQLGYVVTDIGSAVEAAVLAELEAMPETVRLRVLS from the coding sequence GTGAGCAGCATCCCCGGCAGCCCCGGCAGCCCCGCCAGCGCGCTCCTGCTGGAGAACATCCACCCCCTCGCCGTCGACGTCCTCGGGCGCGCCGGGGTCTCGGTGCAGCAGCGCCCCGGGGCGCTGTCCGAGGCCGAGCTGGTGCAGGCGCTGCCCGGCGTGAAGCTGCTGGGCATCCGCTCCACCACCCACGTCACCGAGGCCGTGCTGGACGCCGCCCCCGACCTGGAGGCCATCGGGGCGTTCTGCATCGGCACCAACCAGATCGACCTCGAGGCGGCGGCCGCCCGCGGGGTGGCGGTGTTCAACGCCCCGTTCTCCAACACCCGGTCCGTGGTGGAGCTGGTCATCGCGGAGGTCATCGCGCTGACCCGCCAGCTGACGGTGTTCGACAGCGCCCTGCACGCCGGGGTGTGGCAGAAGTCGGCAGCGGGCTCGCACGAGGTGCGCGGCCGGACGCTGGGGATCGTCGGCTACGGCAACATCGGCAGCCAGCTGTCCGTGGTGGCCGAGGCCCTCGGCATGCGCGTGGTGTTCTACGACACCGCCGAGAAGCTGGCGATGGGCAACGCCGTGCGCCTGTCGAGCATGGAGGAGGTGCTCGCCGTCGCCGACGTCGTGACCCTCCACGTGGACGGGCGCGCCGGCAACGGGGGCCTGTTCGGCGCCGAGCAGTTCGCGGCCATGAAGCCCGGCGCGATCTTCCTCAACCTCTCCCGCGGCTTCGTGGTGGACCACGGCGCCCTGCGCGACCACCTGGTCTCGGGGCACCTGGCCGGTGCGGCGGTCGACGTGTTCGCCAACGAGCCGCGCCGCAACGGCGACCCGTTCGACTCCCGGCTGCGCGGCCTGCCCAACACGATCCTCACGCCGCACGTCGGCGGCTCCACCGAGGAGGCCCAGGAGGACATCGGCAGGTTCGTGGCGGGCAAGCTGCGCGACTACGCCGCGCACGGCAGCACGTCGCTGGCGGTGAACCTGCCGCAGGTCATCACCGACGCGGGCCACGGCACCCGGCTGGGCCACCTGCACCAGAACGTCCCCGGCGTGCTCGCCACGGTCAACTCGGTGCTGGCGCGCCACGGCGTGAACATCGTCGGGCAGTCGCTCACCACCCGCGGCCAGCTGGGCTACGTGGTGACGGACATCGGCAGCGCCGTGGAGGCCGCGGTGCTGGCCGAGCTGGAGGCGATGCCGGAGACGGTGCGCCTGCGGGTGCTGTCGTGA
- a CDS encoding metallophosphoesterase family protein: MPTRLLLLADTHVPVRARALPPQVLAALDEADLVVHAGDWVGEAVLDELAARCASAGARLLGVAGNNDGPALHARLPEVAHHDVEGLRLTVVHETGPASGRERRCAAAHGSGDRPADVLVFGHSHVPWDSTTTRPDGGALRLLNPGSPTDRRRQPACTYLTAVVDGRRPDPLHDVVLHALPLRGAPGAG, translated from the coding sequence GTGCCCACCCGCCTGCTGCTGCTCGCCGACACCCACGTGCCGGTCCGCGCCCGCGCCCTGCCGCCGCAGGTCCTCGCGGCCCTCGACGAGGCCGACCTCGTGGTGCACGCGGGTGACTGGGTGGGCGAGGCCGTGCTCGACGAGCTGGCGGCCCGCTGCGCGTCCGCCGGCGCCCGCCTGCTCGGCGTGGCCGGCAACAACGACGGTCCCGCGCTGCACGCCCGGCTGCCCGAGGTGGCCCACCACGACGTCGAGGGGCTGCGCCTCACCGTGGTCCACGAGACCGGGCCGGCCAGCGGGCGCGAGCGCCGCTGCGCCGCCGCCCACGGCAGCGGCGACCGCCCCGCCGACGTCCTCGTCTTCGGGCACAGCCACGTCCCCTGGGACTCCACCACCACCCGTCCCGACGGCGGCGCGCTGCGGCTGCTCAACCCCGGCTCGCCCACGGACCGCCGCCGCCAGCCGGCCTGCACCTACCTGACCGCCGTCGTGGACGGCCGCCGCCCGGACCCGCTGCACGACGTGGTCCTGCACGCCCTCCCGCTGCGTGGGGCACCCGGCGCCGGGTAG
- a CDS encoding HNH endonuclease, with protein sequence MDRQGGCCLWCGRSFGPLVRATTDHLVPRVKGGPSWPENEVAACSRCNGQRGHTTPADWYAECRGRGWEPDAGALRAALDSLDAAVTARGGQRRARPYLAAQRRRLARAAPVDAPRGGAGWQTPRP encoded by the coding sequence GTGGACCGGCAGGGCGGGTGCTGCCTGTGGTGCGGGCGCTCCTTCGGCCCGCTGGTGCGGGCCACCACCGACCACCTGGTGCCGCGCGTCAAGGGCGGGCCGAGCTGGCCGGAGAACGAGGTGGCGGCGTGCTCGCGCTGCAACGGCCAGCGCGGCCACACCACGCCCGCCGACTGGTACGCCGAGTGCCGCGGGCGCGGCTGGGAGCCGGACGCCGGTGCGCTGCGGGCGGCCCTGGACTCCCTCGACGCCGCCGTCACCGCCCGCGGCGGCCAGCGCCGCGCCCGCCCCTACCTGGCCGCCCAGCGCCGCCGGCTGGCCCGAGCGGCCCCCGTCGACGCGCCCCGCGGGGGTGCGGGCTGGCAGACTCCCCGACCGTGA